From the genome of Solanum stenotomum isolate F172 chromosome 5, ASM1918654v1, whole genome shotgun sequence:
TTCATTAATCACCCAATATCCATGCACTAAGAATCTCAGATAGTGCAAGGCATTGTTCGTCAACTTTGTACCATTTCAAATTCAGCAGCCAAGAGATGAGCGATTTTAAAGAACTAAATGATCCTGATAGTCCCAAATGTAAGTCCTGATATGCTTCAACCCGAACTAGTTGAGCTCTATACAATTCTTACAGCATACGAAAACATAATACAAAGTAATCAGCATTTGGCTGGATTCTCAATTGTAGTTCTCCTGGCATGTTTCACTTTAAAACAACACATAACGGGGATAGCATATATATAAGCGCACTTCAGAATAAAGCTGACAGAACTGGAAAGGATGTTCATCTATAGCCTTCCCTTGTTTTAAGCATCAACCGTACCCATTAATAATCCCCACTTTAAGCATATGAATAAACAAGTTCAACTTAGGAATAAGAACTTGCTAGCTAAATACCGACCAAAACAAAATTGCTAGATAAATATCTCAGCATTACACAAGTGATACAAGCTTGAATATTTGACATATTAATTTTAACACTAGAAAACACACTATCACAGAGTTCAAACTATTGTAACAGGTCGTTAATTAGGAAGATCAACATAACCAAAGGTTCTGTGATAGCAATACAACAGAAATACATTCAGAAGTACTCCTTCATTATCTCATAGCAATTATATCACAATTTTCAAGAAGCTCTTACCTGATTAAGCATCCACTTGAGTCCAACTGCAGCAGTACATTCATTCTTGGAAGCACTCATAAAAAAGTCTAGGTTATAAAGTTTGTCCAAAGTGTCCAAAATTGTTGACACGTTACTTTTCCGGACTTTAACAGAAAAAATCTCCCCATTAGAGCTTATATTCATATGACTGTTTAGCAATGTCTCAAACCATCCACTACCAGATCTCTGCGTGGACAATATTGCAAAATTCCTTACAGGATTGCAAGCACATTCCGCCCTAAATACATAAAAGGCAGCAACTCAGTAATATTATCCACAAAAAGAAACCCAAAACATCAAAACAGAATAATAAAAGTCTCACCGGCTAAAAGTCTTTGGCTTGGGGAAGTGCACATAAGGTTTTTCTGAAGGTTCAATATCAGTTGCCTCACACGGCTTTTCAACCACATGAACACTTACGATCCGTCCACTGGAATGCACACCAATTTGTTTCAAGCCAATTGAACATATATAAACTCCACATACCATTGCAAAGATTAACACAACCATCCTCAGCATCATCGGAGAAGCCTTTGGTGGCTTTATGATGGAGTCCTAAATGGAATTAAAAGATAAACTGCTTAGGACTTGAATCTTCTTTTAACTCCTTTTTATCATCAGTctcaatataaattaaattgcTCAAAATAGTTATCAAGCAAGTATACCTCAACCCCAAACTAGTTGCACTAAGCTACATCAACCCTAAGTACACACTCCACTTATTCCCATCCCATTCCAAGTTTTTTCCCTCGAGGATCGCAACTTCTAACAGGATCTCCTCATaagaatataaagaaaaaaataatcttgatcAAACAGCACTTCAAGGGGTCATTCAATCAAAGTAAACTCTACAGTCTAAATTATCTCAAGGCACTTCATAACCTAGATAATCCATATCCATTATACAttcttttaatgaaaaatattccAGTTTACTATCATTACTGCAAAAGAATAAGCTTGAGCTTACTCCCCACAACTATTAAAAGGCCTAAAACTTTAAGcaactaaaaaaatcaaatttctgTAATGCATAAGAATCTCAGATTCTCATAGTACAAAGCTGAgcttaaaacaatttttaagcCTAAAGAAAAACATAAGAATAAAGCGAAAAGCTGATTTCCTCCCCTTGAATactaataacaacaaaaagGGCTTACACTTTCAgcaaataattataaacaaaatTTCTTAGATAAAGTACACCCAAATCAAGAAACCACGAATTACAGCCAACGAAAATCCAAAAAGGCAAAATAAACAAACCCAATAGTGAATATAAAGCGGAAACGAATTAAAAAACAAACCTTgctaaataaacaaaaatcgTCAGCCATTTTTGTGCTAAAAAAAAGGTATTAAAAGAGGAAAGACTATTGGGGGAAGCTcaaattcatgttttttttcctcatttttcattcatctcTGTAGTTTCCAAACTCATGCATTACGATATGTAAAATATGGATAATGTCTTTTTGTTTTGGAATTTTTGCTTCAGATTTGCACTTCGGCTTTCCTGCGTACAATTTGCCATTGGAAAAAGAGCTGAGAAAGGGAAAACGACCACTGAAACGATGTCGTTTCGTACTGCCTGCGTTGATTTCGTCAAGGGAATCAAATTAATTccttttttacaattttttaatctttataaaattctaCTAACTTACCGTTTACTTTAACGGCAGTGAACGCAACTTACGAGGAATTTTCGCGCCTTTCATTATCTGACActagtttttaaatattcaaatcATAAGAAATGGATTGTGTCACTAGGCttaaagttaaattttatatagaatttcttttaattaactTATATAAATTGAATGATAATATAATTAGTGTAATTTTATAAGAGAGATTTAAAGAGGGTAAGATATACGTAGATTTTATGAAGTAACAGTGTAAACTTTACGTTGATGTTACTGTTCTTTTATGTAGACTTTACAttgcttttttttattaacGATTATGcttctttcttgttttcttcttcttgtacTTGAGTTTAATGCACTTGAGCTGATGATCTTTCAGAAATAACCTATCTACCTTCACGAGGTTGTGACAAGGTCTGCCTACACTCTACCCTTTGCAGACCGCATTTAGTGTGATTTCATTGAgtttgtgttgttgttgttgttaatcgTCAATCTACAAATGAGGCAACAAAGTAGgtattgatatatttattatacACGTCAGCAACAAGTTAGTTAGTATTTCAGTTAGTTAGTTTAGCTCATAGATTACAACTGTATATTGTTAATCAGTTATAATTGTTCAGTTGATTAGTTGTATAAATATAGTTGTTTGTTGATTCTAATCAGTACTCTTTTTCATTCAATCAATAATATCAAAGAAGCTTTCTCCTCTCAATTCTCTCTAGCTCCATTAATGGAAGTTCAGTAGTATCCACCATTTCAGGTGTGTTTTGTCCTTCTACTTCACAGTTTCAATATGGTATCGGAACAAGTGTAGATCACTGTTATTGATTCAAGATTCTCATTGATGATTTCCAGTGTTTCTTCCCCAGTTCTTCCTGATCTTCATTTCCTGCTATCGTCTTCGTGAATCGAGTTCATCATGGTCGAAATTACAGGCCAGAGCTCCACTACAACAAGAGGGAACACGATCGATGTAAGTAATCCTCTTTACATCCATCCATCAGACAATCCAAGTTTGATTTTGGTTCCAATCAATTTTAATGAAGTCGGTTATCGATCATGGCGACGAAGTGTAATGAGGTCATTATctgtgaaaaataaattaggatTTAGTAGAGGCTACAGTCATTCCCTAAAATGATTATTCTTTGTTCTATAGAAAACAAGGTCTTTCCATTGTGTTTATAGCTGTCTATATGAATGATATTCTACTAATCGAAACTGATCTTGAAGAGATTGGTCAACTGAAAGTTTTTCTCCATAACCAGTTCAAAATCAAAGACCTGGGGAAGCTGCACTATTTCTTAGGATTGAAAATCCTCTATACAGAAAGTGGGATGCTCATATCACAGATGAAGTTTGTACTTGATCTTCTCAAAGAATATTATTGCACAGAGTACTCTAATCTTGCTTCACCCCTTGATTCATCAGTTAAACTTAAAGCAAATGAAAGGAAGCCTATAGCAGATCCTAGATCATACAGAAATTTAATTGAAAAGTTAAATTTTCTCACCAATACCAGACTAGATATTGCATATGGGGTACAACTTCTCAGTCAGTTTATGCAGGATCCTAAAGAACTTTATTTGCAAGCTGCATATCACATGCTTAGGTATCTTAAAAAGGATCCAACCCTGGGTTTGCTTATGTCTTCCACTAATGATTACAATGTACAAGCCTTTGTGACTCAGCCTAGGAATCATGTCCTGATTCAAGAAAGTCTGTTACTGGTTACATTGTGTTATTGGGATCAAGTCCTATAAGCTGGAAGTCCAAGAAACAAAaaactatttctttttcttcaactgAGGCTGAGAACAGGTTTATTAAGAAAGTGGTTGGAGAGCTGGTGTGGTTGAGTAGATTGTTTGAAAAACTCACTGTACCATGTGATGGTCCCTTTCTTGTATATAGTGATAGTCAGTCAGCCTtataaatttccaaaaaaattatgtattccATGAAAGAACCAAACATATTGAAATTGACTGCCACTTTGTGCGAGCCAAGCTTCAAGAAGGGTTGATTTCACTACATCATATTGGCACTGGTGATCAACTCACTAACATTTTCACCAAAGCACTCATTGGAGTCAAACATGCTATAGTCCTAGACATGTTGGATGTACTAGACGCACCTACAACTTGAGGGGGGAAGGGTATTGAGATATTTATTATATACATCAACAGCAAGTTAGTTAGGAttttagttagttagttagtttaGCTCATAGATTACAGTTGTATATTGTTAATCAGTTAGAATTATTTAGTTGATTAGTTGTATAAATAGTTGTTTGTTGATTGTAATCAATACTCTCTTTCATACAATCAATAATATCAAAGAAGCTTTCTCCTCTCAATTCTCTCTAGCTCCATCAATGGAAGTTCAGTAGTATCCACCATTTCAGGTGTGTTTTGTCCTTCTACTTCACAGTTTCAATAGTAGGTAGCCACGTAACAAGGGATACTACACTTACCTAAAACtttcatttcttaattattacaaCAATTCCCACATTAACtaagaaaataagttattatatttttactatacTTTAttgaacattatttttatacacccTGCTAAACGATACATGACAGACATAATATTCAAACACGACATGCTACTAGCATTATTGAAGTTACTTAGTTATTCTGTAGCTTGGATAGTATTCAAACACGACATGCTACTTTATTGAATTTGTTTACTCTGTAGCATCCAGAGTATTTTTCAAACATACAAGTCAGTGCCAAAGAACTCATAAATTTCGGCATCTTAATAAGTTTTTGATGCCTAAAGTTAAATTTCATAATAGACTTTATTTTCTTAGCTGTCATATATAAATGTAATAATTATAACATACTCAATATAATTCTACTAGTAGATTTTTGAGAAGATAAGATGTATCCAAACCTTATGAAGTAAAAAGGTGAacaatttttaatgaaaaaatatattactcctataaaattagaataataaaacctgactcaaaatatttaaaagataatatAATGATACTGAAATAATTACGTtaaatttgataagttgattTAATGATATTAAAATAGTATTGATTTATTGCAGtgcttgaaatttgaagaatacATCAAAAAACAAATTTGCTCTTTTTATAAACACACAACAATAGAGTTTGCATAATACAAACTTTAGAATATTCAATAATGAGAGGATAAAAATCGAAAGGGGATTAAAAAAGGTAAATAAAAGAATAGTAATGTTGGTTCATGTAATCACCGAGATATaaataaatcaacaaaatagATAGTCACATAAGATTTGGGACCCCAAGTATTACTTTAGTGGCCTTATGGTGGAGACAGGCCTAGAGGCGGACCCAGCCCTCTAGGTGGGGTGCACGTGCACTCGTTAATTTCGGactaaatcatatatatatatatctcaagAAATTGACAGAAATTAGGATATAATTAACAGTGCACACATGAAAAGGATATGAGTGTCATTGTGCTGCTGGTACAAGCTAGAGGATCCACTCGCAAGACTTGTGTTCGAATCCAACCAGAGTGCCTATATATAGTGGGAATTCTACTTATACTCCCAAGCTTTAATATCAAAGCATGGCTTCATCGCCAACAGATGAAATAGCCCATGATTTCCCCCCTTTCTTTCGTGTCTACAAAGATGGCAGAGTCGAAAGATTTCATAAACTATGTTTATGTCCATCCATCAGATAATCCCAATTATTGGTGTTCGATCTAAGGATGTCTATAACAATTCAGCCCGCCTTTATCTTCCCAAAATAATCGAGAAAACCCAGAAGTTTCctctttttatatacatccaTGGTGAAGGTTTTTCAATAGAATCAGTTTTTTCATCAGGGCATGATAAGTACCTACACACTATAGTTACTAAGGCCAATGTGGTTGCGATATCCATTGATTATAGACTAGCTCCTGAGCACCTTTTATCTATGTATTATTGTAACACCcgcaactagaaagagctagaatagaaagaatcatttttgaaaagaatggaaatctggaaaattggttaaattaaattatgagttttggtcaacttcaaatgacaatAACTTCTAGTTCAGAATAAGTTGGGTGTgcttccagataccgtaggaaagatattgggattatctttccaacgctgccaagtttgcgcgatttcaAGTTCGTATGAATGagacactactaaaaaaactgtgNtaggtcggtattcactgtttttttagtagtgagaTATGCTCATTGGAAGTTGAGATGTTTGGATAAAGAAAGTCCAATCcgaattttggaagggtattttggtcttttccatacctaatgacttaatttcattttttggtaattaattggggtctaaactgaagtTGATCAGTTTAGCTTTTGAgatttgagttagggttttgagagaagagaaaagaagatgagaaaggagaagagaaggtAAGGAATCGTCAATTCTTGAAGCTAAAGTCGTGGATTTCGTCCAGGGGTGATTTCTACGAGATATGTAcgttcacatagcattgggtcaTTTTTTATTCATCTCTGTAGTTTCCAAACTCATGCATTACGATATGTAAAATATGGATAATGAATGCCTTTTTGTTTTGGAATTTTTGCTTCAGATTTGGACTTTGGCTTTCCTGCACAATTTGCCATTGGAAAAAGAGCTGAGGAAGGGAAAACGACCACCGAAACGGTGTCGTTTCGTACTGCCTGCGTTGATTTCGTCAAGGAATCAAATTAATTCcttttttacaatattttaatcTTCATAAAATACTAATCCTTCTGTCCTATTTTATGtgatacttttcatttttcgagagtcaaacagtttaagtttgatcggaAATTTGCACAtgaaatcttcatttttttaaataaaatttatatatttgtaaactatgtaaaaagtactataaatcacaacaattgataattcaaaatattttaaaaatctatgaaaaatttacgatcaaaattaaatttatttaaattttaaaatccaaaaaatgccacataaaatggTACGAAGGAAGTACTACTAACTTACCGTTTACTTAAACGGCAGTGAGCGCAGCTTACGAGGAATTCTCACGCCTTTCATTATCTGACACTAGTTTTTTAATATCCAAATCATAAGAAATGGATTGTCAATAAGATTGGAGTCTTTTAATCAacttatataaattgaataataatataattagtagTTTTAGGGAGGGTAAAATATAATTAGATTTTATGAAGTAATGATGTAAACTTTACGTTGATTATACTGttcttttctataaattttACGTTGctttttgttattaattattatgcttctttctccttttcttcttcttgtgctTGAGTTTAATGTGTTTGAGCTGAtgattttatgaaaatagtCTCTCTATCTCTACGAGGTTGTGATAAAGACTGCGTACATTCTATTCTTCACATATCGTACTTAGTGTGATTTCACTGAATTTGTGTTATTGTTGTTCGTGTTAGTCGTGTACATACAAATGAGACAACAAAATAGGTTGCCACGTAATAAGGGATATTACACTCACCTAAGAGCTTTCATTTCTCAATTGTTACAACGATTCCCACATTAAATAAGGTAACAAGttagtatcatatttttaatccaaaattttcttttaaaatttaatagtaCATGAAAATTTTCtcaataatataatacaaaatacATCTTTAGAAAAAAGTGAGGGAACAATTGAGGCCCTTAAGCGATTGCTTTAGTTGCTTTAATGTAAAGTCGACCCCGGTCTCTTAGGATCGTTTGATTGCTCATTAGAATTATATAGGCAttaataatatcataacttGTTATGCATGAGCAAGTAATGTAGAGATTAATTAAATAGacattacaatgtataaattatttctaattaaacACTTTCAGATAAGGTTTAATTTTCCACATTCATATTCtagcataaaataaaatataaatcatactTGAATTTAAATTCTTATGTCGAACAGGGTCATTCTTGAGACACACTACAACATTGGCATATGTTACTATCACACTCCGAAACTATTCTTAAACATGACACGATGCTAATTAGAGGAATAAGTAATTTCAAACTAATCACATGGCATGTCATGACACTAGAATTtgcaaaatcaacaaaaaactGCAATACACATACGAAAGCTATAACTGAAGTATATGGATAGCACCCATAATATTGAAATAGGAAATATATGAAAGACAACATAACATATCGAAATCTAAGCCTTTACAAACATGAGTGGCTAGCACAAACCCCTAGCTAGCTCACTTTAATTGTCTGAAATTGAAAGAGAAATACTGAAATCAATGATTGAGAGGTTGTCCTCgaaaatgaggactcaccaaagctgcTCCAATGTTGTCTGAACTAACCGTGGACTGGATGATGAGCGTCAGAACCTATATTATTAAACAATATAGGTAGAAGGTATGTGTTtagtactttgaatgtattgAGTATGAGGAATACACATAGTAAGACCATTTCCAATCCACCTCTATTTTattctccattctctatatttgaagAGTAGAATAGAGAATGAGCACTCCAACTCTCCTCCatatttttctctattcttcatatttagatagttgaatagtagttctctaaatttggagaactactattcacactctctatttcacttttttaatattttattattatttatattattttctaattaacatattattttacatataatgtcATTAATGAAGTATCTAATATTCAtgattctttttaaa
Proteins encoded in this window:
- the LOC125866194 gene encoding uncharacterized protein LOC125866194 translates to MADDFCLFSKDSIIKPPKASPMMLRMVVLIFAMVCGVYICSIGLKQIGVHSSGRIVSVHVVEKPCEATDIEPSEKPYVHFPKPKTFSRAECACNPVRNFAILSTQRSGSGWFETLLNSHMNISSNGEIFSVKVRKSNVSTILDTLDKLYNLDFFMSASKNECTAAVGLKWMLNQGLMQNHEQIVEYFKTRGVSAIFLFRRNLLRRMISMLANSYDQSAKLVNGTHKSHVHYPKEAEMLASYKPTINTTLLIPNLKQVDNMAIKAVQYFNSTRHIILFYEDIIKNQTILNDVQDFLKVPRRDLHSRQVKIHKGTLSSQVENWVDVEKTLKGTPYESFLHSDYKI